The Oscillatoria acuminata PCC 6304 genomic interval ATCAACCCACCAGCGAGTTCCCGATAGGTTTCGACAATATCCAACACCTGGATAGTATGATCGTAACAGTCTCGTAAATAAATCCGGACTTCATCAGAAATCAAGGGACTCCCATCTCGAATCAGCCGATTGATCGCATTTCGCTGGGGCCAGATTGCCCGCCGTAAGGTGAGTAACTCTCGTTTGATTTTATAAATTTTTTTGAGGGTGTGGGGTGAGGGGTTCGCCACAACCTCACTCTCTAAAGCTTCCATCCGTTCCCCATAAGCTTCCAGAACCGGGAAAAATCCATCGATAATGGCATCAAGCAGGGTATAGGCGAGATAATCGGCCCCTTGTTTGCGAATCGCCCCTTTATTGGTGCGAATGCGATCGCGCACCGTATCAAAACAGTCATGTTCTGGCTCCTCCTGCACCGTCAGCAGGTATGATTTACCCAAGACAAAACTGACTTGTTCGCTGATAAAGCTGGCATCTGTCGGATCCGGGCGATGTTCTTTGAGCATCACCATCCGCGCAATAATCACTAAATGGCCCTCGTAGTCCTCAACTTTGGGTCGCTGGGGGACATTGACGATATCTTCCAAAAGGAGGGGATGCAAGTGAAATACAGTCCCAATTCCCTGTAAAATTGCTTCACTCCCCAACCCCTGGACATCTAACCAGGACATTGACTGACTATCTAAGTAGGGGATGCATTCTTCCGGGGTCTTGATCAGGACCCGCGTGCTGTTGTCTTCGCAATAGTCGATCGCCACAATCGTGGGGATGACTGCATCTTCTTCAATAATCAGGGTTCCGGGGATACTCCCGGGTTCGTCATAGTAGTAATCCAGGTATGACTCTTCATGTTTATTTTTCTCCCCCTCGGAAACCGAAGGCAGACTCGGCATTGTCCATCCCGTATCTGTCATGTCTATTTTTCTGAGCGTAGTTACCCCTAAGATTCTAGTCAATTCGGCAGAAAATTGTCAGCAAACCGGAAATTACAACATTGTATAGCCTAGGAGGAACTCCCCTTATCTTGTCGAAATCCCCAACATTGTATCAATTTTCTAATTCCATACATCCCCACTGCCAAGATACATCCGATGACTAAACTAATCAACAAAACTTGCATAAAAGGATGGAGGGATTGATTAAAATCCGGCATCCATTGAATAGTCATCTCCTCCGCCTCACTCCCAGCGGTGAGATAGCTGGAACTAGAGGCAGCAATCCCGGCACCAGCTAATCCAGCACTGATGACATAAAGCTGAGTTTCCAGATTGCGATCGCGCTGTTTCTCCTGTCCCAACCGCAGGCGATCGCTTTTCGCTTGGTCGATTTCTACAATCCCTCGAATCGAGGCGATCGCCTGGTCCATCAACTCCGTCCCATGTTCAAAATAGCCTAAATCTGCCTTGATTTGCCTCCGGAAGTGCGGTGCGGTATTTTCCCCGAAGTGCTTCAGAAACGATAGTTCTTCCTTATCAGTTTCTAGTTTAGCACAAATCTTGTCAATTGTTTCCAAATAGTTGTAAAGATTTATCTCAATTGTATTGGCAAAATCTTCCATTTTTCGCAGGAGACGAGTGTATTGCAGGGAGTCTCGGGCGAAGCCTTTTAACTGAGATTTGAAACTATCCAGATCCTGGTCACTCGTCAAGGCATCCGTGGAATCGAGTTGCTGTTGGAGATCATCCAGCTTCTGCTCAATTTTGCAATCTGTATCTAATTTGGCATAAACCACCCGGCTATCATGAAATGCTTTAACAATTTTGGTGCGATAAAGGAGTAAAGCGATGAGTTCCTGCTGGCAATTATCATATTGATTGTCGGCTGTTTTATTCCAAAATAGCCAAACGAGAAGCGGGGGATGAAGGGA includes:
- the corA gene encoding magnesium/cobalt transporter CorA, whose amino-acid sequence is MPSLPSVSEGEKNKHEESYLDYYYDEPGSIPGTLIIEEDAVIPTIVAIDYCEDNSTRVLIKTPEECIPYLDSQSMSWLDVQGLGSEAILQGIGTVFHLHPLLLEDIVNVPQRPKVEDYEGHLVIIARMVMLKEHRPDPTDASFISEQVSFVLGKSYLLTVQEEPEHDCFDTVRDRIRTNKGAIRKQGADYLAYTLLDAIIDGFFPVLEAYGERMEALESEVVANPSPHTLKKIYKIKRELLTLRRAIWPQRNAINRLIRDGSPLISDEVRIYLRDCYDHTIQVLDIVETYRELAGGLMEVYLSSISNQTNEVMKLLTVVSSIFIPLTFIVGVYGMNFNPERSPWNMPELNSYWGYPSVLAVMMAIAIVMIFLFWRRGWFNTVSSNHPPGQITPQPSTQDPKTLD